From Prionailurus viverrinus isolate Anna chromosome B2, UM_Priviv_1.0, whole genome shotgun sequence, the proteins below share one genomic window:
- the EEF1A1 gene encoding elongation factor 1-alpha 1 produces MGKEKTHINIVVIGHVDSGKSTTTGHLIYKCGGIDKRTIEKFEKEAAEMGKGSFKYAWVLDKLKAERERGITIDISLWKFETSKYYVTIIDAPGHRDFIKNMITGTSQADCAVLIVAAGVGEFEAGISKNGQTREHALLAYTLGVKQLIVGVNKMDSTEPPYSQKRYEEIVKEVSTYIKKIGYNPDTVAFVPISGWNGDNMLEPSANMPWFKGWKVTRKDGNASGTTLLEALDCILPPTRPTDKPLRLPLQDVYKIGGIGTVPVGRVETGVLKPGMVVTFAPVNVTTEVKSVEMHHEALSEALPGDNVGFNVKNVSVKDVRRGNVAGDSKNDPPMEAAGFTAQVIILNHPGQISAGYAPVLDCHTAHIACKFAELKEKIDRRSGKKLEDGPKFLKSGDAAIVDMVPGKPMCVESFSDYPPLGRFAVRDMRQTVAVGVIKAVDKKAAGAGKVTKSAQKAQKAK; encoded by the exons ATGGGAAAGGAGAAGACTCATATCAACATCGTCGTCATTGGACACGTAGATTCGGGCAAGTCTACCACTACTGGTCATCTGATCTACAAATGTGGTGGGATCGACAAAAGAACTATCGAAAAATTTGAGAAGGAGGCTGCTGAG ATGGGAAAGGGCTCCTTCAAGTATGCCTGGGTCTTGGATAAACTGAAAGCCGAACGTGAACGTGGTATCACCATTGATATCTCCCTGTGGAAATTCGAGACCAGCAAGTACTATGTGACCATCATTGATGCCCCAGGACACAGAGACTTTATCAAAAATATGATTACGGGCACATCTCAG gctGACTGTGCTGTCCTGATCGTTGCTGCTGGTGTTGGCGAATTTGAAGCAGGTATCTCCAAGAATGGGCAGACCCGTGAGCATGCCCTTCTGGCTTACACACTGGGTGTAAAACAACTTATTGTTGGTGTTAACAAAATGgattccactgagccaccctACAGCCAGAAGAGATACGAGGAAATCGTTAAGGAAGTCAgcacctacattaagaaaattggCTACAACCCCGACACCGTAGCATTTGTGCCAATTTCTGGTTGGAATGGTGACAACATGCTGGAGCCAAGTGCTAAT ATGCCTTGGTTCAAGGGATGGAAAGTCACCCGTAAAGATGGCAATGCCAGTGGAACCACACTGCTTGAAGCTCTGGATTGCATTCTGCCACCTACTCGTCCAACTGACAAGCCCTTGCGTCTGCCCCTCCAGGATGTCTACAAAATTGGTG GTATTGGTACTGTCCCTGTGGGTCGAGTGGAGACCGGTGTTCTTAAGCCAGGCATGGTGGTCACTTTTGCTCCAGTCAATGTTACAACTGAAGTAAAGTCTGTTGAAATGCACCATGAAGCTTTGAGTGAGGCTTTACCTGGGGACAACGTGGGCTTCAATGTCAAGAACGTATCTGTCAAAGATGTTCGTCGTGGCAATGTGGCTGGTGATAGCAAAAATGACCCACCAATGGAAGCAGCTGGCTTCACAGCTCAG GTGATCATCCTGAACCATCCAGGCCAAATCAGTGCCGGATATGCACCTGTGCTGGACTGTCACACAGCTCACATCGCCTGCAAGTTTGCTGAGCTGAAGGAGAAGATTGATCGTCGTTCTGGAAAAAAGCTGGAAGATGGTCCCAAGTTCTTAAAATCTGGTGATGCTGCCATCGTTGATATGGTTCCTGGCAAGCCCATGTGTGTTGAGAGCTTCTCTGACTATCCTCCTCTGG gCCGTTTTGCTGTTCGTGACATGAGACAGACGGTTGCTGTGGGTGTCATCAAAGCAGTGGACAAGAAGGCAGCTGGAGCTGGCAAGGTCACCAAGTCTGCCCAGAAAGCTCAGAAGGCTAAATGA